The window CGCTAATAGCTCAGCTTAGGTTTAAGTTACAGCATGAAAATTCCACTGAAAAATACCCATCAACAGGGTTTTCGTGACACTCAAAAACAGAATCCTAACATACACCTTACCCCCCCCCTATACATATACAATGTATACACATGTATACATTGTATATGTATAGGGAAGCAATCACATTATCACATTCCATAAAGATATTCTGCCAACCAGAAAAAACCTTTTGTTTTTAGACAGATAGTTATTTAAAAAAGATTTGTAATTATGCCTATTTATTCATTGTTTGGCATGATGGTTGCAGATATCTTAATTGCTTTTCCAGTCATTTCAAGGTAGCAACTACTGCGTTATGTATTTTAATTGTATAAACTAACATCAAAAAGGAGTGAAAACAATGATCGATTTTACCTTCACCGAAGAACAGGAACTATTCAGAAAGGCAGCCCGTGAATTTGCGGAAACCAAGGTAGCACCTAAAATCCCTGAGATGGAAGAAACCGGGAAAGTAAACGATGAAGTAGTTAAGGCTCTTGGGGAAGCTGAGATGATGGCGTTGACTATTCCAGAAGAATATGGTGGTCTGGGACTTGGCTATACGGCTCGCTTGATTGCCCTGGAAGAAGTAGGAAGAGTTTCCTGCGCCGTCGCAATGATGTTGCAGGTTTTGGCGTTGGGAATAGAACCGATTATCAAGTTCGGCAATGACGAACAGAAAAAGAAATACCTGCCCGGCCTGGCAACAGGCGAGCGGCTGGCAACCGTGGGAGTAACCGAGCCAACCGGAGGCTCCGACCCTACCGGAGGCCGGACAGTCTACAAGAAAGATGGCGACGACTACATTATTAACGGCCGCAAGTGCTTTATCACCAACTCCCATATCGCTGATACCATTACGGTCCTGGCCAAAGACGACGAAAACCCGAAAGCCTTTTCAACCTTTATCGTCGAAAATGATACGCCAGGGTTCAAACCCGCCCACGAGGAGCACAAAGTCGGCATGCGCGGATGCAACACGGGCTGGTTAATCTTTGAAGACTGTCGGGTACCGAAGGAAAACCTCCTTGGCGTCGAAGGCAAGGGTCTGAAAGTGGCCATGAGCGCCATCGGTGACGTTGGTCGCGGCGGCATGGTCGGCTGTTCGCTGGGTGTGCTCACCGCCTGTCTGGAAGAAGCCATAAAGTTTGCCAACGAACGGATACTGTACGGCAAACCCATAATCAAGTTACCGGCCATTCAAAACAAGATAGCAGAAATGAAACTGGATCTGGAAGCCGGCCGCCTTCTCGGATACCGCGCGGCCGCACTGCAGGACAAGGGAATACGGTGCGACACGGAATTTGCCATGGCTAAATATTACACTGCTGAAACGGCGCAGAAAGCCGCGAAGATGTCCGCCGATATCCATGGCGGCTACGGCTGCATGAACGAATACGCCATCACCCGTTATCTTCGGGACTCCTTTGTGCTTGGACCATCAGCTGGAACTTCTGACATTATGAAGGTTATTATCGCCCGTTCAGCACTATAGATAGATGTAGTGCCCATCTGGAATCAATTGACTCCAGATGGGCACTAGACAATAAACAAACTCAAAAGCCCGTAACATCTTCAATAAGGCAACCACTCGTCCAACAAGAACGTGGAGAGCTGGATTGCCAACCCGCGATCTGCCTAGAAAAGGTAACACAATGTTTAAGATTGTCGTTTGTGTCAAAGCGGTGCCTGATCCAAAAAGAGCATCTGAAATAAAGATAGACCCTCGCACCAAAACCCTGACGCGAGCCGCTATCCCCCTGGTGATGAACCAGCTTGATAAGCATGCCATGGAGGCTGCCCTGACATTGAAAAAGCAGCAGGGCGGTGAGATAACCGTTATCAGCATGGGGCCTCCTCCGGCGTCCGCAGTCGTCAGAGAATGCCTGGCAATGGGGGCCGATCATGGCGCCCTGCTTTCCGACCGCGCGTTTGGCGGTGCCGATGCCTATGCCACGGCCTACACGCTGGCAGCCGGAATTGAAAAAATCGGCGCCGCCGATTTGGTTCTCTGCGGTATGGCCAGCAGTGATGGCAGCACGGAATGGGTAGGACCGCAGTTAAGCGTGTTTCTTGATTTACCCGTTATCACCGAGGTCACGGACATAAGCAAACCGGATGGGGAGTGGTGGCAGATCAAAGCCCACGTTGACAACGGATATCGCCTCTTGAAGGTGCGCCTGCCGGCAGTGCTGGCCGTCACCAGGGAGCTCAACAAACCCAGGGCCATCAGCTTTTCGGGTATTATCAAAGCGAGAAAGAAAGAAATACTGACGTGGGACCTCGATGCCCTGGGAAAACCAGCGTCATCATTGGGACTGTCCGGCTCGCCGACCATCATTTCAGACCTGAGGACTTCCGAAAACAAGAGGGAGGTTGAGCTCATAGAAGGAACAAGAGAAGAAAAAGCCGACCTGCTGGTACGAAAACTGGCAGCAGCCGGCTTGCTGTGAGGAGGTTCATCGTGGGAGGCTCAACAGGACCCGTATGGGTTTTTGCGGAACAAAACAAGGGAACCATTCTGCCGGTGTCGCTGGAGCTTATCGGGCGGGCAAGAGGGTTGGCCGACGACCTGGGAACGACCCTGGAGGTTATCGTTTTAGGGAAAGACGTCCAGGACCAGGCCCCGATTCTCTTCAATGCCGGGGCTGATACCATTTTTCTGGGAGATCATGCCGAACTGGAATACTATCAGGCAGACTTCTACACGCAGAGCATCGTCGAACTGGCAACAAAGCGCAAACCGGAAATTTTTCTGCTGGGGACCACCCCCGCCGGCAAGGAACTGGCACCTCTGGTTGCCGCCAGGCTACAAACGGGTTTGACGGCCCACTGCATCGACCTGAAGCTGGATGAAGAAAAGCGACTGGAGCAGATAATCCCGGCGTACGGCGGGCTAATCTCGATTGTCTGCCCGGAGAAGCGGCCGCAGATGGCCACCATTGCCAAGGGTGTTTTTCCAAAACCGGATATCAGCGTAGAAAAGCAGGGCCAGCTCGTGCACCTTGACATTGCGGCCATGGAAAATCGCAGCGTGGAATTGCTGCAGGTTGTCCGCGAGGAAGAAGAGGGTGTAACGCTGGAAGATGCGGCAACCATCGTTGCCGGCGGCGCTGGTGCCCGCGATCCGGACGGCTGGCAGCAGATCGCGTCCCTGGCGGATGAGCTGGGTGGCGCTCTGGGAGCGACCCGGCCTCCTGTTGATGAAGGCTGGATAGAACTGGATAAAATGATTGGCCAGAGCGGCAAGATGGTGTCACCCGACCTGTACATCGGTGTCGGTCTTTCAGGCGAGCTGCAGCACATGGTGGGGATTACCGGTGCCAAGGTTATGGTTGCTATCAACAACGAACCAAAAGCCCCGGTTTTTGAGCAGGTTGATTATGGAATTGTTGATGACTGCAGGGAATTTCTGCCGGTATTTATTGATAAAATACGAAAATATAAAGCTGATAATGGTATCAGTTAGTTTCACCATAATAACCTTTAATTAGTAAAGGAGAATAATAATGGCTATCAAGAATCGAAACGACTATCTGGCATCACTCAAAAAGCTACGGCCGAATATCTATAAGTTCGGCGAACTTATTGAAGATGTCACCACCCATCCGGCAACTAAAAGAACCGTGGAAAGCCATGCCAGAGTCTATGATGGAGCCAATGATCCTGAGCTG of the Pseudomonadota bacterium genome contains:
- a CDS encoding acyl-CoA dehydrogenase family protein; amino-acid sequence: MIDFTFTEEQELFRKAAREFAETKVAPKIPEMEETGKVNDEVVKALGEAEMMALTIPEEYGGLGLGYTARLIALEEVGRVSCAVAMMLQVLALGIEPIIKFGNDEQKKKYLPGLATGERLATVGVTEPTGGSDPTGGRTVYKKDGDDYIINGRKCFITNSHIADTITVLAKDDENPKAFSTFIVENDTPGFKPAHEEHKVGMRGCNTGWLIFEDCRVPKENLLGVEGKGLKVAMSAIGDVGRGGMVGCSLGVLTACLEEAIKFANERILYGKPIIKLPAIQNKIAEMKLDLEAGRLLGYRAAALQDKGIRCDTEFAMAKYYTAETAQKAAKMSADIHGGYGCMNEYAITRYLRDSFVLGPSAGTSDIMKVIIARSAL
- a CDS encoding electron transfer flavoprotein subunit beta/FixA family protein, producing the protein MFKIVVCVKAVPDPKRASEIKIDPRTKTLTRAAIPLVMNQLDKHAMEAALTLKKQQGGEITVISMGPPPASAVVRECLAMGADHGALLSDRAFGGADAYATAYTLAAGIEKIGAADLVLCGMASSDGSTEWVGPQLSVFLDLPVITEVTDISKPDGEWWQIKAHVDNGYRLLKVRLPAVLAVTRELNKPRAISFSGIIKARKKEILTWDLDALGKPASSLGLSGSPTIISDLRTSENKREVELIEGTREEKADLLVRKLAAAGLL
- a CDS encoding electron transfer flavoprotein subunit alpha/FixB family protein, whose translation is MGGSTGPVWVFAEQNKGTILPVSLELIGRARGLADDLGTTLEVIVLGKDVQDQAPILFNAGADTIFLGDHAELEYYQADFYTQSIVELATKRKPEIFLLGTTPAGKELAPLVAARLQTGLTAHCIDLKLDEEKRLEQIIPAYGGLISIVCPEKRPQMATIAKGVFPKPDISVEKQGQLVHLDIAAMENRSVELLQVVREEEEGVTLEDAATIVAGGAGARDPDGWQQIASLADELGGALGATRPPVDEGWIELDKMIGQSGKMVSPDLYIGVGLSGELQHMVGITGAKVMVAINNEPKAPVFEQVDYGIVDDCREFLPVFIDKIRKYKADNGIS